AGCCAAAGGCCTTATTGGGAGAAGGGTCCCACTATGACGGACACAGTACAGActctcagtccctgccccagtgagcttGCAGTCTAATTAAAAATAACTCTAGTGAATGCATCGAACCATAGagaagtggggggagagaacaTGAATGAGAAAACAGTCAGGGGGTTACAGAGTTAAGGATAGCTGTATTGCCCGGTTGACTTCTTAGAAGCATAGCAGTAGAAGTGAATCTCACGGAGGATTTTAAAGGGGGAGAGGGTAGGAGCCATTCCACGTGTAAGGCGCCATGCCGATGAAGGCATGGAGATGTTTGTGTGAGAAGCTGACATAGAGGCATTCAAGGGGGGTGCACTTGCTTTCAGTCACTAATTCAAAGTCGGGTtggctgcccagcccagcccaccaagTTGTTCCCATCTGATGGCTGGCTGATGGCCTGTGTAATAGGAGTTTGGGGTGATGTCTGAGTGAAGCAGGGGAGTCTGTCTAGTAGCTAGAGGACATGGGTCTAGTTCACACACTGCAACGGGCACTGATTGATattcttgttggcagtctcagcaaagaAGCCAAGGGtcaatgggccatggagacaggACTCCCCTTTCGGCCCCGGAGTCTATTCCTGtgctgggaaggaggcaggggacAGTGTGATGGAAGTTGCCCCTGTTCAAGCTGAACTTTGGCAGCCCTGGAGACAGAACATTTGGCATCTTCACAAAGTGCTGAATTCACACCATGTCTTTCTGAAGATAAAAAGTATTGTACATCCCTTAGGAGACTGTGGGGACCAATACCCAGGGTTCCATCCCATGAACCACCTCAATTTTCCTGAACCAGATCTCTGTAgcaagggggtgggagaggagggtttGGGCCAGTGCTTTCTTTTCTCACCCTCTCAACATTTCAAGTCCCCCTATAACTATCAATGACTCGCCTCTTCCAACAGCCACACCCCAGTGTCGCATACCTGGCAGAGAAGGAAGGACATGGAAGGCTAACATTCTTCAATTTCCATTTCCTGTGTGTGGTATTGGGTTAAGTTCCTTCTGGCCCTGGCAGTGGGCCTCATGAATGGGAGAGATGGGTAAGGTGACTGGAGGGTATGGAGTTGTGTGTCCTGTTGCTAGGATTACATCTCTCTTCCACCTGCCACACTTGTAAAGCCAGATAGGGGAAGCTGGAGCTCTCCACCCATGGCTCTTTTGTGTGGCAACTTGGAAAGAACATTAAAAGTTGATGTCCAAGTTTGTCATCCACTAGTCTGACTTCTGATGACATGGAGTGAATCAAGGCTGTCCTTTCAGAGAAGGGTCGTAGAGGATAGCAGAGCACTAGATGTTCTGTGCTTTGGATGGAGTATTATGATAGTAGATAGAAAGATGAATGTTCTAACCCCCGGTGATGTCAGatcctggctgctgctctgacagCAAGTCCCAGGGGTCACTGCTGGCCAGGCACGTGCTAACTGTTCTGGGCAGAGCTCTGGGAACGGCCATCTCTCCTTCATGGAGGCTTGTAAGTAAGCTGGAGCCTTTCAGCCCGTTCGAAGTAAAGGGTGGGGTTTGCTGCAGAGACATTCTCCCTGCTCCCAGAGACAAAAGGATCTGAACTGGTCTGTTGTAGCACACCTTAAATTTTTTGCCTCGACGCTACAGAGACTGGAGCCtctaagagagagagaaataattccCTCTTGCCATGCTTCCTCTCGCCCTGTCACGATGATTCTGAGCCTCACTGGGGCAGAGCTTGATAATCAGGCTAAAAAACCCCAATTGTGTGTGGAGGCAGAGGATAAAATGTTCACTAACCCTGCCCAGTTCATCTCACTTCTGGCCTAGAAAGCTGCTCTCCAAAGGCAGAAATGGGGGAGTAGCCTACTGCATTGCCTACCAGCCCAGAATGGCAGCAGCAGAGCACAGGCAATTGACTTGGCTGTATAGGGCACCCGCCCCATAGGGATGCATGTTACTCTCAACTCTCCTGCCTGAGTGCCTGACTGGTGCTAGGGGGCTGCTGCACATGCTGAATTTCTGACTGCCTGTCCCTAGTGTCCCTTTGGAAAGGTGGATGCTGGCTCTACCTTTTGACTTGCCAGGACCATCCCCTGAAGCTGCAGAGAGACGGGACGGTTGCCACAGCGTAAATGAAAGTGTAGGCAGGAAGCAGCTGGGAGTGCGTGTGGAGTCATGAGCTGTTCACAGAGGAGGATGTGGGGTGGCTCCTAGCCGCCACTTCCCAGAGTGCCCCACAACGCATTATTGAACACATCATTTTCTTTGCATCATTTTTACTTTAAAGAAACAGGCCTATGTTCAGACTGTACAGACCCCAACCCAAGACATTCAGTATGCTGCTGTTTTTCTGCATGGGCTCGGGTCATCCCAAACCGTTGGGTAACCACACAGTCAGATAAATGGAAGGGCTATTAACTAACAGAGGGTTACATGCGGGACGCACTGTGGATTTGAATAATTAGAATTTTGGGATCAAGGGAATTCAGATAACCGGACATGTgctgtattttcttttcctttcttcttttttgtaattttgatggaaactttgtatttatttattttgcaggttCCCCTGCCATGTTTCCAAGCCAAACGGTGCAGTGGGTGAAGATGACTCCGCACACAAGGGAAAGGGACGTCACTGTGGAACAGAAGGCCCTGATCTTTCAACTGGATgtgcgtgggtgggtgggtagagcCCTgtgccagctgcagctgggagcaccaCTGACTTCTCTGGGGCTCTACGTGGGCTTAGGGGTCCACCCCCGGGGATCCAGCTGCAGGATCTGGctttaagaggggaaaaaagccctCTCTGATAGGCCTTTATCCGCCCGTGAGCCCCCCTGCAACGGCCCCGTGTCCACAGTGCAGGATGAGGGCCATGGGTGAATTTGTCTAGCTAGCAGCAGCCTGTTCCATGGCGATAGGGCCCTGCCGGCTCCATCCCCGTGAATTCTACAGGGCTCGCGGCAAGCTGGAGAGAGACACAGGGCACCCAAGCTGGGATTGGTGGCTGACCTGCCGCGGGAGCCAGCCGGGCGCTCTCTTGAGGCAGGCACGGCAGCGCGTTCGCTCTCGGGGCGCGGGCCCTTTAAGAAGGTCCCTCCGCAGGCTCCGGGGCTAGTGCACCCTGGGGTCAGCCGCACGGGGCGGGGCGGCCAATGAGCGGCGTCCGCGGCCTTTCCCGCACTTGGAGCCGCGCAGCCTTCGGCGGGCTACGCGAGACGGACCGAGGGCCCAGTGCTCAGCCGGCTGGGGTGTGGCGGCTCCCGCTGCGGCCGGGGGCAGCGTGGCTGGCGATGATTTGATTGCACGCGCTGGATTGGTGCATTCTCTTTCTTTTGCTCGGTgcagcctcctgctccccccgcctcccccccgcaTCGTCCATGATGGCTGAGCTGCAGCCGCTGCCCTGTGCAGTGCGGCTCCTTTCAGCTGTCGCTctgggggtgctgctggcagGTCCCTCCTCAGCTGCAGCAGGGGATGCCCCGCCTGGCAAAATAGGTAGGCGCGGCTCCTCCTTGCTGGAGAATGGAGGAGAGAGACTGAGATCAGGACAATAGAAAAGAtgaatggggttgggggggagccgCTGATCAGAAGAGGCCAAGGAGTGGCAGGGGCCGAAGAGGCATtggcaatgggggtggggggagaacccaGCCTTGGAAGAACAGCGGGGTGCTGAGGGCCAGGATTCAGGGGCACCAGCAGGTCCAACAAGGGCTGCTGTGGTCAGGGTGGTGAAGCTTTGCAGAGCTGTGGGCCTTCAGTGCTCGCCtgtcaggggagggggtgcagccattggcgtagtttgacttctgtatgGACGGGGCAGCTCCAGCCGGGCCAATGGGGCCGCatgtgtgcgggggtgggggaatcctGCGCCTGCCCGAGGCTTGCACTTGGGGAGCACTACGCCCATGGGTGCCGCTCATCGGGACTGAGGTGCGTGGGTGAAGCTTTGGTAGCAGTGTTACCTGCCCAGCTCTCGCCTGTGCTGTGCTAGGTTCCTGGCagcgtgtctctctctctcctcctgaaTCCACTCGTTTCACCTGGGGGGTAAAAGAAGAAATAACTCGGAGCATTCCAGTTCTCGGCGGCTAGGGTGCCCCGGACCTGGCGAGTCGGGTTTGATTAGTGCCCTTCGCAAGGGTCGTGTTTGTGGCCAAACTAGCCCTCCAGCTGCCAGGAGATTGGGACTGATCTGAGTGTCCCCCAGACAGCTGACCTATGACACATGCCCAGAAGGTGGTGGTCTGCTCCTGTGTATGTCTGCTCCCCTCCGTCCCCAGGTCAGGGCTGGTTTGTGGCATGTGTCCAGTCAGATGTTTAGCTGAATTAGCCTCTAGATAGGAAAGACCCTCGGGCTGCTGATGCTTGCGCTGACTCTGCTGTCGCACTGAGTGTGTCTGGCGTTTGGTAACGGACACCTCTGACCCTTGCTGTCCCCTTACATGGAGTTTCCCCCATCACTCAGGTTCCTCGGCCCTTCCCAggcctggggccggttttattttGATCCCAGCCTTCTTGCTGGCTCGCTAGGAGCGGAGTACCTTAGAGTTGCTGCCTGGGGAGCCCTAGCCACTGCTCAAGCCCATCCCAGGGTCTCGCATGACAGAGGCTTTCTTGATCTGGTGCGGTGTGTGGGGATGGCCCACGCTTTGGGGTCCCCTCTGTACACACTGCGTCTCCCTGCGAAAGCAGCCTCCTGTTGTGGCCGTGGTGAAAGCTGCGGGTACGTGCTTCGTGTCTAACAGGCCTGTTTCCCTTGCCTCCCTGCTGGCAGCCGTGGTGGGCGCCGGGATAGGTGGCTCAGCAGTGGCCTATTTCCTGCAGCAGCACTTTGGGCCACAGGTGCAGCTGGACGTATACGAGAAGGGCAGCGAGGGGGGCCGACTGGCCACCATCTTCGTCAACAAGCAGCAGTACGAGTGCGGTGGCGCCTCTATCCACTCGCTCAGCCTACACATGCAGGACTTCGTCAAGCTCCTGGGTGAGTGCTGCCCCTCCCATCTGGTGCACACGGGGAGTGCTTGCCCCTTCCCTGGAGTTTGGGAAGAGAAGGTTTTCGGTGCTGACCCTGCTCCTCAGGAAAAACCTTCTGCTCcagcctgcagggctggggtatttgcagcacaaattcccctcccctgcagacacCTAGGCCTCCACCTAGCTTAGGGGCCAGTCATGAGTGTGGTGAGGATGGGGGGGCTCAGCATCGCCAGACCCACCAGGTTGATGTGACATCCCAACTTGATGAGCTGAATCCCCTTCAAAAAGGGCTGGTGTAGTCGGCACTCCTGCTCCCTGACCGCTCGACCCAAGGCAGGGCGTAGATAGACCCTGGCATGAGCTGTGCCCCTCATTCTGAGCTAGAGGGCCAGGGAGTTGCAGGGTCGGAGAGTGGCCAACAACCTGCCTTCTATGTTTGTTACACTCGAGCCCTATCACTCCCTCGTCCTGAGGGACATCACGGGTCTCAGGATAGCAGAGGGGCACGACAGGGGCCCTGTGGGACTTGGGCTTGGAAGAGTAGGGGCTGCGGGCAGGATCAACATCCTGACACTTCACCCCATCCCCGCCCCACGCACAGGGGCATTTTGCTGTGGGGTCGCCAGCACTCGGGCCCATCAGCAGTATCAGTCTATACAGCAAAGGCTTGTTGTCCTGTGGCCCCCGTGCTCTGGATGGCTGACTTCAGAGAGGAGGGTGAAATAGCTTCTCTCTCTGTCACCCTCTGCAGGCCTGAAGCACCGACGAGAGGTGGCAGGGAAGAGCGCCATCTTCAGTGGGGAGCAGTTTGTCCTGGAGGAGACGGACTGGTACCTGCTTAACCTCTTCCGGCTCTGGTGGCATTATGGAATCAGCTTCCTGCGCCTGCAGATGTGGGTGGAGGAGGTGATGGAGAAGTTCATGAGGTATGGGACGGCTCAGCAGCACCAGTGCTTctgcgggggagggagtgggtgtgggtgtggccTTCCGCCTCTCGGCCCCAGGCCTGGTGCTATGCCCGATTCCCCAGGGGACTCTGTCACCAGGTGGCCAAGCTGAGAGAGGGCACGTTAGCCCTCCAGGCTTGGCACAGGGGCCAGGATGGGTGTGTGCGCTGCTCCTGACTCCCTTTCTACTCGCCTCCTGCAGGATCTACAAGTACCAGGCACATGGCTATGCCTTCTCCAACCTGGAGGAGCTCCTGCGCTCGCTGGGCGGCGAGACCTTTGTCAACATGACACAGCGCTCTGTGGCCGAGTCCCTGCTGGAGGTGGGCGTCACGCAGCGCTTCATTGATGATGTCATCGCAGCCGTCTTGCGCTCCAGCTACGGCCAGTCGGTGCTCGTGCCCGCCTTTGCAGGTGAGGCCTGGCTGGCCATGCCAGTGCTGTCTTCATGCTCTGCCCTGCGAGGTCTCCAGGAGCCTCCTTGGAGCAGGCAGCTGGTGCTGCTCCGTGGACCTGGGGACGCTTTGGCATTGGGACATATGAAGCCAAAGACCAGCATTTATCTTCCCTGGGAGCAGGCGTCCTGAGGAAATGCGTCCCTTCTGCAAATGGAGTCTAATCCCCGCTATTTCTTTTCCCAGGGGCCATGTCgctggcaggggctcagggcaataTGTGGGCTGTGGAAGGTGGCAACAAGCTGGTGTGTTCGGGTTTGCTGAAGCTAACTAAAGCCAACGTGATCCAGGCCAAGGTGACAGGTGTCTCTCTGCACAGCTCAGGTGAGCCAGCTGggcctcctggctcctgccttcgctgggtggggggaggttgacATTGGGGATTGTATGTCTGTCATGATCACTGTCAGCCTGTGGGGCGGGGTCTGAGTCTGTAGGGCTAGGGGCCTGTGGGGCAGGGGTATCTCTAGGATTAGTGCATTTCCATTCTGCTTCTGGATTGAGGGGCATGAACAGAACAATGGGGGAAGCAAAGGGCAGAAAATAGCAGATCTGTTGGCAGGATGAGGCAGGCTGAGAGGCCTCAGATTCCCTTCTCCTCTGCCTGCCCTCTGCCTTTGCCATTTCCCCCTCTTCTGCCCATTTGTTCGTGTTAGGTTTGGGTGGATGCCTTCTCCCTGTGCTGTCATGGTACTGTAAAGCATCGATGTGAGGGTGCTTGGGATGGgtcacactgagaatgccacacaCAGGACAGACTGCAAGAAACAGGGTAGACactccccaaaactggtggtttattctagggctgtcaagcgattaaaaaaattaattgcgattaatcacactgttacttaaataaatgatattctattattatttatttttggctgttttctacattttcaaatatattgatttcaattataacacagactacaaagtgtacagttctcactttatattttttattacaaatatttgcactgtaaaaaacaaaagagagtacatttcaattcaccta
This window of the Eretmochelys imbricata isolate rEreImb1 chromosome 8, rEreImb1.hap1, whole genome shotgun sequence genome carries:
- the PCYOX1L gene encoding prenylcysteine oxidase 1-like isoform X2, with the translated sequence MMAELQPLPCAVRLLSAVALGVLLAGPSSAAAGDAPPGKIAVVGAGIGGSAVAYFLQQHFGPQVQLDVYEKGSEGGRLATIFVNKQQYECGGASIHSLSLHMQDFVKLLGLKHRREVAGKSAIFSGEQFVLEETDWYLLNLFRLWWHYGISFLRLQMWVEEVMEKFMRIYKYQAHGYAFSNLEELLRSLGGETFVNMTQRSVAESLLEVGVTQRFIDDVIAAVLRSSYGQSVLVPAFAGAMSLAGAQGNMWAVEGGNKLVCSGLLKLTKANVIQAKVTGVSLHSSDGKALYQVHYEDDEGQASAFYDMVVIATPLHSSKSNITFENFDPPITDFPGSFHPTITSVIHGYLNSSYFGFPEPKLFPFASILTTDSPDLFFNAMDNICPVNISGTFRRKQPQEAAIWRVLSQQPLDKQQLKTLFRSYYSVQVTEWQAYPHYDSTKSIPPIILHDNLFYLNGVEWVASSMEMAAVAAKNVALLAYNRWYQDLEKIDQKDLMHKMKTEL
- the PCYOX1L gene encoding prenylcysteine oxidase 1-like isoform X1; translation: MTEAFLIWCGVWGWPTLWGPLCTHCVSLRKQPPVVAVVKAAGTCFVSNRPVSLASLLAAVVGAGIGGSAVAYFLQQHFGPQVQLDVYEKGSEGGRLATIFVNKQQYECGGASIHSLSLHMQDFVKLLGLKHRREVAGKSAIFSGEQFVLEETDWYLLNLFRLWWHYGISFLRLQMWVEEVMEKFMRIYKYQAHGYAFSNLEELLRSLGGETFVNMTQRSVAESLLEVGVTQRFIDDVIAAVLRSSYGQSVLVPAFAGAMSLAGAQGNMWAVEGGNKLVCSGLLKLTKANVIQAKVTGVSLHSSDGKALYQVHYEDDEGQASAFYDMVVIATPLHSSKSNITFENFDPPITDFPGSFHPTITSVIHGYLNSSYFGFPEPKLFPFASILTTDSPDLFFNAMDNICPVNISGTFRRKQPQEAAIWRVLSQQPLDKQQLKTLFRSYYSVQVTEWQAYPHYDSTKSIPPIILHDNLFYLNGVEWVASSMEMAAVAAKNVALLAYNRWYQDLEKIDQKDLMHKMKTEL